The sequence AAAGCTGCCGTGGAATTTGTCCATGAACTGAGCCAGAAATAACACTTCACTAAATCTGCAAAGTGTCAGTTCCAACAATCCAACACTGCTACTCGCTTATGAACGAGTATGCCATGCTTGATAACATCCGGGCCCATTCTGTCATGGTGGCCCGGGTGGCATCTGCTCTCCTCCAGAACCTCACGGAGACCTCAGAACAAAAGCCACACCTGCCATCCAGAGGACTTGTACTTGCTGGGGCCCTGCTTCATGATATAGCGAAAACCCCCTGTCTGAAGAACCGCTGTGATCACGCAAGACATGGACGAGATATTTGTCTGAAACTTGGCTATCCGGAAGTTGCAGAAGTGGTCCGAGAACATGTCATTCTCACCGAATTTTCCCAAAAGCGGTACCAAAAGGGTGTCTTTTATGCGAAGGAAATAGTCTACTATGCAGACAAGCGGGTACGCCATGATGAGATAGTCTCTCTTGAGGAACGACTCGAATATATCCTGGAACAATACGGAAACAACGATCCCGATCGTCACCGATTAATAAGAGAAAATTTCGCCCAATGCCAGCAACTTGAAAATGCTCTTTTTTCATCTTTGAAAATAACAGCTGCTGATATCCCGGCTTCAATCGCCACCATTCAGCTCACAACCTGAGACTGAACACGCACCATTAGAGCAAATCAATACCATGAACAGTATGATAAACCCTTCAGTCCTCACCGTTTTTATTCCGACCTTCTTTTTTGTCTCTGCCACCCCGGGAATGTGCATGACCCTCTCAATGACCCTGGGGATGACCATTGGCGTCCGCCGCACCTTTTGGATGATGTGGGGTGAGCTGCTTGGCGTCGGTCTTGTGTCCCTGGCAGCTGTAGCCGGAGTAGCGGCCCTTATGCTCAACTATCCCGCTGCTTTTCTGGTGCTGAAATATATCGGTGGTGCTTATCTTGGATATCTTGGAATTCAAATGTGGCGTTCAAAGGGGAAAATGGCTCTCTGTGAAGAGAACGAAACAACTATCAAACTCAGTGCAAGGGGGCTGGCACTCCAGGGCTTCGTTACAGCCATCGCCAACCCCAAAGGCTGGGCTTTCATGATCTCCCTTTTGCCACCATTTATAGATCCACTGCAGTCACTTGCCCCGCAGGTAACCATTCTGCTCCTTATTATTCTCACCATCGAATTCTGCTGCCTTATAAGCTACGCAGCCGGAGGAAGGACACTTCGAAATGTGCTGCGGCAAAAAAGTACTCTCAAAACGATGAACAGGATAGCGGGTACTCTGATGATCGGAGTTGGTATTTGGCTGGCCGCTGGATAACCTGTTATACATTTTAAGATCTGACCGCTATTTGCCTGTCTCTTCCATACTCAACAACAGCAACACCTATTGGAATAAGTAAAAGCAACAGCAGTCCCAGTACCAGCCAACTCCAACCACCCTGCTTATAAACAAACCCCGAACCGGTAATGCCGAGCCAGCCACCAAGATAATAAAACATCACATACAGGGCATTGGCACGTCCCTGACCACTCCGAAGTTTACGATTAAGGGAACCAACTGCAGCAGCGTGGATGGTGAAAAAACCACCACAAACTCCAAGAAGTCCTACAATAACCGCTGGAAGAAAGGGTAAAAGAATAAGAAGCAGGGCCCCCCCTAAAAAGCCACTTCCCAGAAGCAGGGTCTGTCCACTACCAAAACGATTACTCAACCTGCCAGATATGGGGCCGATAAAAATCCCCACGACATACACAAGATAGAGCAGAGTGATGCTCTCTGTGGAAAAAGCAAAAGGATCAGCAATCAATCGATATGGCAGGTAGTTGAAAACAGAAGAGAAGATAGCAAAACTCCCCATGGCGCAGAAGTACATCCGCAATAAGTCCCACCGCTTTAACAGCTCGATAAAGCCTGTCAGATCCGGCTGTTTTCCTTCTCTGGAAGTAGCCCTGGGCAGACCACGTACTGCAACGACAGTAGCAACAAGCGTGAGGAGTGCTGCAGAAACAAAGGCATAGCGCCAATGTAGTGGTGGATGAATCCATCCACCCAATAGGCGACCGGATAACCCTCCAAGCACCGTTGCAGATACATAGGAGCCCATCACAACGCTCAGCCGTTCAAGGGGGAGAGTCTTCGCCAAATATGCCGCAAGGCAGGTTGTCAGACACGGAATAAAAAGCCCCTGGAGAAAACGGCCTCCCAAAAAAAACCAGAAATTTTCAGTAAATGAACAGAGCAGTCCACCAAGAACAACCATTAAACCGCCATTCAGGATAATAGGCTGGATCGCAACTCGATCAACCAAAACCCCAAAGGGGAGATTGGAAAGGGCTATACCCAGAATAACAGCAGAGACACTGAAAGAGACCAGCACCATATCAACCGAGAACTCATTCTGAAGAACAGGCAGTACCGGCTGAGTGATGTAAACATTGGTAAATGAAGCTGAAACCAGTGCAAAAACAATACACTGAAGACGAAATGAGCTATGCTGTTCCGCTTTCAATCTGCTATAATTCCTCAAGGTATATTTGTAAATTCCGGAGACCTGCTGCTTTTCCAGGCTTCCTTTGTAGAATTAATGATTAGTGTTGAAGCAAACACATCAACTATTCGTACTGGCGACACCTCTGTAAGTTATACAAACCATTGAGCTGTCTGAACTTTTGAAGCAACATCTGCCCGAGAACATCACATGGAAAAAGTAACGACCTTCACCCCTTATGAATTCATTGTTGGCGAGAAGATACATATCAGCGGAGGCCCCCGCCGGGGTGACTGGCTGGTCACGGGAGTGGGCTCAAAAGGTGTCACCCTTCAGTGTCCGATCAGTAAAAAAGAATTTATCTGGAAAAATTTTTGCTATCTGAGCAGCAAAGAGTCTCAGGTCTGGCCAATGACAACCGGGCAGTGAGGATACGTTCCCCAACACCTTGCCTGCTAAATCGAACCAGAGAATACCATCCGAAAAGCCAGCAGCAGCAACAGAATTCCAAACACCTTCTCCAACAGAGCAGCCCTGCTGCGCAGCACACTAAGAACTTTAGAATGTGACAGAACAAGCACTACGAGCAGATACCAGCCAGCATCTATAAAGGCCGCTGTTAACGCCATAATTATCTTCTCGGGCAACAGAGCCTGAGCAGAGACAAACTGGCTGAAAAGTGCTGCAAAAAAGATAGCAAGCTTTGGGTTAAGAAAAGCAGTAAGAAAACCGGAACGGAGACCATTACCTCTATAGCAGGCACCTGTGTCTGTTTGAGCAGCATCAGACAGTCCTGTAGAGCCAGCAATCGCACGAATCCCAAGATAGGCAAGAAACAGGGCACCCAACCACTGAATGACAGTAAACGCCAAAGGACTGCCAATAATGAGGACAGCCAGACCTGCCACGGTGGCAAAGGCATAGAGGCCAACCCCGAACCCATGAGCCAGTGCTGTTTTTACGCCCTCTGCACGTCCACCTGCCAGGGTGTTTTTCAAAACAACCGCCAGGCTTGGGCCAGGCGACATAGCTCCAAGGATGCAGATAGTTGCCAGTGAAAACCAGGCTGCAAATGTCATGGCTTTTCCTTCTCACATGGGGCCGCTGATACCACAGACAACGACTTCATTGTTTCTTCCTGACTACTTCCAAAAGCTCCCTGGAGATTTGGCCATCCACCTGCAGGCCATGCCTTTGCTGAAATGCCCTAATTGCCTTTCTGCTGTTATCTCCAATTTGCCCGTCTACTCCACCGACATAGAAGCCTTTCCTCTTCAACAGCTCCTGCAGCTCAAATTTCTCATCAACGGAGAGAGAGCCCTCCGGTCTGGGCCAGGCCTGTGCCATTTTTTTTCTGCCCGCCAGTTGATCTGCCAGTAATCCCACAGCCAGGGCATAGAAATCGGAATTATTATAACGCTTCAACACGAAAAAGTTTCGAAGCATAAGGAAACCAGGGCCATTATCCCCCGCGATCATCAGTAACTCAGCTTTATCCTCCAGCCCCTCAAAAGGAGTACCATCAGGACGTTTAAAACCTAATTTCTGCCACTGAGCCAGAGTTTTTGTTTTTCCTTTAAGCTGGGCACCCCGAACAGGAACAACAACTTCGTAGCCCCAGGGTTTTCCGGTGCGCCATTTATTGGAACGAAGCAGATTGGCTGCAGTTGCCAGTGCATCGGGAATGGAATTCCAGATATCTCGGCGGCCATTCCCATCCATATCCACTCCATAAGCAAGAAAGCTGGTGGGAATAAATTGGGTATGCCCCATGGCTCCGGCCCAGGAACCAGTCAGCTGATCAAGGCTGACCTCTCCTGCCTGAACTATTTCGAGAGTCGCAATCAACTGGGAGCGGGCAAATTTCTGCCGCCGTTTATCGGCGTAGGCAAGCGTTGCAAGCGCTCGCGGAATATAAT comes from Desulfocapsa sulfexigens DSM 10523 and encodes:
- a CDS encoding MFS transporter encodes the protein MKAEQHSSFRLQCIVFALVSASFTNVYITQPVLPVLQNEFSVDMVLVSFSVSAVILGIALSNLPFGVLVDRVAIQPIILNGGLMVVLGGLLCSFTENFWFFLGGRFLQGLFIPCLTTCLAAYLAKTLPLERLSVVMGSYVSATVLGGLSGRLLGGWIHPPLHWRYAFVSAALLTLVATVVAVRGLPRATSREGKQPDLTGFIELLKRWDLLRMYFCAMGSFAIFSSVFNYLPYRLIADPFAFSTESITLLYLVYVVGIFIGPISGRLSNRFGSGQTLLLGSGFLGGALLLILLPFLPAVIVGLLGVCGGFFTIHAAAVGSLNRKLRSGQGRANALYVMFYYLGGWLGITGSGFVYKQGGWSWLVLGLLLLLLIPIGVAVVEYGRDRQIAVRS
- a CDS encoding HD domain-containing protein, which gives rise to MLDNIRAHSVMVARVASALLQNLTETSEQKPHLPSRGLVLAGALLHDIAKTPCLKNRCDHARHGRDICLKLGYPEVAEVVREHVILTEFSQKRYQKGVFYAKEIVYYADKRVRHDEIVSLEERLEYILEQYGNNDPDRHRLIRENFAQCQQLENALFSSLKITAADIPASIATIQLTT
- a CDS encoding LysE family translocator, yielding MNSMINPSVLTVFIPTFFFVSATPGMCMTLSMTLGMTIGVRRTFWMMWGELLGVGLVSLAAVAGVAALMLNYPAAFLVLKYIGGAYLGYLGIQMWRSKGKMALCEENETTIKLSARGLALQGFVTAIANPKGWAFMISLLPPFIDPLQSLAPQVTILLLIILTIEFCCLISYAAGGRTLRNVLRQKSTLKTMNRIAGTLMIGVGIWLAAG
- a CDS encoding LysE family translocator, producing the protein MTFAAWFSLATICILGAMSPGPSLAVVLKNTLAGGRAEGVKTALAHGFGVGLYAFATVAGLAVLIIGSPLAFTVIQWLGALFLAYLGIRAIAGSTGLSDAAQTDTGACYRGNGLRSGFLTAFLNPKLAIFFAALFSQFVSAQALLPEKIIMALTAAFIDAGWYLLVVLVLSHSKVLSVLRSRAALLEKVFGILLLLLAFRMVFSGSI
- a CDS encoding lytic murein transglycosylase, giving the protein MAVAVPIEHQSFTEFLDSFYLEAAKKGITQDTYKRAFAGVTAPDATILEKAAYQPEFTTEIWDYLDARVNPRSVDDGRIMAGVYGELLQQVEEKFGVEAPVILAIWSMETSYGAALLRSSRLYYIPRALATLAYADKRRQKFARSQLIATLEIVQAGEVSLDQLTGSWAGAMGHTQFIPTSFLAYGVDMDGNGRRDIWNSIPDALATAANLLRSNKWRTGKPWGYEVVVPVRGAQLKGKTKTLAQWQKLGFKRPDGTPFEGLEDKAELLMIAGDNGPGFLMLRNFFVLKRYNNSDFYALAVGLLADQLAGRKKMAQAWPRPEGSLSVDEKFELQELLKRKGFYVGGVDGQIGDNSRKAIRAFQQRHGLQVDGQISRELLEVVRKKQ